A genomic window from Lotus japonicus ecotype B-129 chromosome 1, LjGifu_v1.2 includes:
- the LOC130731657 gene encoding uncharacterized protein LOC130731657 — protein MVIRKELVDQDWEIYLHSFDEDTAWGVDYRQEKNVYVGGATIFKRDQAGQIVETQPIRGKIRFPHAPFRFGLPLGMDFLSGSESDPSEGPGYESGEGSEPSVTSEYRNPTEGLLVPKEEPVSPIAPPEQELNQGLMDPVPLGFGWSLEALRQWNLDMKVELPKPGEETPEPSNMWAREDADCNEWP, from the coding sequence atggtgatccggaaggagctagtggatcaggactgggagatttATCTCCATAGTTTTGATGAGGACACGGCCTGGGGTGTCGACTACCGCCAGGAGAAGAACGTGTACGTCGGCGGCGCGACCATCTTCAAAAGAGACCAAGCTGGGCAGATTGTTGAGACTCAGCCTATCAGAGGGAAGATTCGGTTTCCTCACGCACCCTTCCGTTTTGGACTCCCCTTAGGGATGGATTTTCTCAGCGGTTCGGAGTCGGACCCTAGTGAGGGGCCAGGCTACGAGTCAGGCGAGGGGAGCGAGCCTTCAGTGACTTCCGAGTACCGGAATCCGACAGAGGGACTTTTGGTGCCGAAGGAGGAGCCGGTGAGCCCCATTGCACCACCCGAGCAAGAGCTGAATCAGGGACTCATGGATCCCGTACCATTAGGGTTTGGGTGGAgcttggaggcattgaggcagtggaacctggacatgaaagttgagcttccgaagccaggagaggagacgccggagccttccaacatgtgggccagagaagatgcagactgcaacgagtggccttga